From the genome of Spinacia oleracea cultivar Varoflay chromosome 2, BTI_SOV_V1, whole genome shotgun sequence, one region includes:
- the LOC110789399 gene encoding jasmonate-induced oxygenase 4 produces the protein MAEPAPITKEELTSKLVQELAKKGDEIPEEYLQKDGFPEAIDAPDLWRDNLLIDFSLLSSSTPERAKLRSALSQWGCFQVINHGMETSFLEELIEVSKQFFALPLDEKLKCSAADDVFQGYGSDSVYAGAQTINWNDRLFLTLYPEEKRKLQHWPTKPEKFGGMINEYSNKLATMTEAIYKAMARSLNLEEDCFLKHQGKHGPITGRISLYPRCPCPERVLGLKPHSDGATMTFLLPEKEVEGLQVLKDDLWYTVPVIPGALFVNFGDLGEVMTNGEFKSVIHRVVTNAAKDRISMAAFCTPEDEKEIGPVSELVSIHQPQKYKKFNIHEFRQMFFENYAQGRRTMDALKL, from the exons ATGGCAGAACCAGCTCCCATAACAAAAGAAGAATTAACATCAAAGCTAGTTCAAGAATTGGCTAAAAAAGGTGATGAAATACCAGAGGAATACCTCCAGAAAGATGGTTTCCCTGAAGCCATTGACGCCCCTGATTTGTGGAGGGACAATCTGCTTATTGATTTTTCACTCCTCTCTTCCTCGACACCGGAACGCGCAAAGCTCCGATCAGCCCTTTCTCAATGGGGTTGCTTTCAG GTCATAAATCATGGGATGGAGACATCATTCCTTGAAGAGTTGATTGAAGTTTCTAAGCAATTCTTCGCCCTTCCCCTGGATGAGAAGCTCAAGTGCTCTGCAGCAGATGACGTTTTCCAAGGGTATGGAAGTGATTCAGTTTACGCAGGAGCTCAAACAATCAATTGGAATGACAGGCTATTTCTTACGCTTTACCCTGAGGAAAAGCGCAAGCTCCAACACTGGCCAACAAAGCCTGAGAAATTCGG GGGAATGATAAACGAGTACTCAAATAAGCTAGCAACCATGACTGAAGCGATTTATAAGGCAATGGCAAGATCACTGAACTTAGAAGAAGACTGTTTTTTAAAACATCAAGGGAAGCACGGGCCAATAACCGGAAGAATCAGCCTGTATCCTCGCTGCCCATGCCCTGAACGTGTTCTTGGGCTCAAACCACATTCGGATGGGGCGACAATGACATTTCTCTTGCCAGAGAAAGAGGTCGAAGGTCTCCAAGTCCTAAAGGACGATCTCTGGTACACGGTACCAGTCATTCCAGGAGCTTTATTTGTAAACTTTGGTGACTTAGGAGAG GTGATGACAAACGGGGAGTTTAAGAGTGTGATACATAGGGTGGTAACAAATGCTGCGAAAGACAGGATATCAATGGCCGCTTTTTGCACTCCAGAAGACGAAAAGGAAATTGGACCAGTCAGTGAATTGGTGAGTATTCATCAGCCACAAAAGTACAAGAAGTTCAACATCCATGAGTTTCGGCAGATGTTTTTTGAGAACTATGCGCAAGGGCGTCGGACAATGGATGCGTTGAAGCTTTAG
- the LOC110789412 gene encoding jasmonate-induced oxygenase 4, which translates to MAEDPPLSKQELLASKLAQEIAKKGDEIPEKYLSKDCFPEAIEAPDLWKHDLLIDCSLLTSSSAAPELAKLRSALSQWGCFQVINHGIESSFLEELIQVSKQFFELPLEEKLKCSAPDEKVQGYGSDSVLFGTRTPNWNDRLFLSLHPMEKLKLQCWPQKPEKFREMIDEYSKKLTALNKVICEAMATSLEYKEDCFLTKGKQGPAIARFNYYPRCSCPERVLGSKPHSDGTTITYLLPEKEVEGLQILKDDQWYKVSVIPGALFINFGDFGEVKTNGVFKSAVHRVATNSVKDRISVAMFFIPDDHEEVGPLSGLISAHQPQVYNKFNISDYWRVFRESFKLGSRPLDAFQV; encoded by the exons ATGGCAGAAGATCCTCCATTAAGCAAACAAGAATTATTAGCATCAAAGCTGGCTCAAGAGATTGCTAAAAAGGGTGATGAAATACCAGAGAAATACCTCTCCAAAGATTGTTTCCCTGAAGCCATTGAAGCCCCTGATTTGTGGAAACATGATCTTCTCATTGATTGCTCTCTTCTCACTTCTTCCTCAGCAGCACCAGAACTCGCAAAGCTCCGGTCAGCTCTCTCCCAATGGGGTTGCTTTCAA GTTATAAATCATGGGATAGAAAGCTCATTCCTTGAAGAGTTGATCCAAGTTTCAAAGCAATTTTTTGAACTTCCTCTAGAGGAGAAGCTCAAGTGCTCTGCACCAGATGAAAAAGTCCAAGGGTATGGGAGTGATTCAGTTCTTTTTGGGACTCGAACTCCAAATTGGAATGACAGACTATTTCTTTCACTCCATCCTATGGAAAAACTAAAGCTCCAATGCTGGCCACAGAAGCCAGAGAAATTCAG GGAAATGATAGATGAGTACTCAAAAAAGTTAACAGCGTTGAACAAGGTAATTTGTGAGGCAATGGCAACATCACTCGAATATAAAGAAGACTGCTTCTTAACTAAAGGGAAACAAGGACCAGCAATAGCAAGGTTCAACTACTATCCTCGCTGCTCATGCCCTGAACGCGTTCTTGGATCAAAACCACATTCAGATGGTACAACCATTACTTATCTATTGCCAGAGAAAGAGGTTGAAGGTCTCCAAATCTTGAAAGATGACCAATGGTACAAGGTCTCTGTCATCCCAGGCGCGCTATTTATCAACTTTGGTGACTTCGGAGAG GTAAAGACTAATGGGGTGTTCAAGAGTGCGGTGCACAGGGTGGCTACAAATTCTGTAAAGGACAGGATATCTGTGGCCATGTTTTTTATCCCGGATGACCATGAGGAAGTTGGACCCCTAAGTGGATTGATTAGCGCTCATCAACCGCAAGTTTATAATAAGTTCAACATCTCTGATTATTGGCGGGTATTCCGTGAGAGCTTTAAGCTAGGGTCAAGACCACTTGATGCATTCCAAGTTTAG
- the LOC110789413 gene encoding jasmonate-induced oxygenase 4: protein MTQVVPLTKQELASKLVQEIAKKGDEIPEEYLRKDGFPEAIDAPDLWRGKLLIDFSLLSSYSATELAKLRSALSQWGCFQVINHGIDISFLEELIEVSKQFFALPLEEKLKCSAADDIVQGYGTDSAYSGSQTPNWNDRLFLFLHPKERLRHECWPQKPEKLREMIVEYSKKISTVNKVICKAMSRSLGLEENCLEFGKHGPAMARLNLYPPCPYPERVLGAKPHADHTVITYLFPEKEVEGLQILKDDQWYKVSVIPDALFINFGELGEAMTNGVFKSAVHRVGTNSEKDRISAVMFFNPDDEEVEPLSELISAHKPQLYRKFNMKEYRPKIYESFRLGLRPLHGFQV, encoded by the exons ATGACACAAGTTGTTCCCTTGACAAAACAAGAATTAGCATCAAAGCTAGTTCAAGAGATAGCTAAAAAGGGTGATGAAATACCAGAGGAATACCTCCGCAAAGATGGTTTCCCTGAAGCCATTGATGCCCCTGATTTGTGGAGAGGTAAGTTGCTCATTGATTTTTCCCTCCTCTCTTCTTATTCAGCAACTGAACTCGCAAAGCTCCGATCAGCTCTTTCCCAATGGGGTTGCTTTCAG GTCATAAATCATGGGATAGATATCTCGTTTCTTGAAGAACTGATAGAAGTTTCCAAGCAATTCTTTGCACTTCCCTTAGAGGAGAAGCTCAAGTGCTCTGCAGCAGATGACATCGTTCAAGGGTATGGCACCGATTCAGCTTATTCAGGTTCCCAAACACCAAATTGGAATGATAGGCTATTTCTTTTTCTCCATCCTAAGGAAAGACTCAGGCATGAATGCTGGCCACAGAAGCCAGAGAAATTAAG GGAAATGATAGTGGAGTATTCAAAAAAGATATCAACGGTGAATAAGGTCATCTGTAAGGCAATGTCAAGGTCACTTGGCTTAGAAGAAAACTGCTTAGAGTTTGGAAAACACGGACCAGCAATGGCAAGGCTCAACCTATATCCTCCTTGTCCATACCCTGAACGTGTTCTTGGAGCAAAACCACATGCAGATCACACAGTAATCACATATCTCTTCCCAGAGAAAGAGGTTGAAGGTCTCCAAATCTTGAAAGATGATCAATGGTACAAGGTCTCTGTCATCCCAGACGCGCTGTTTATCAACTTTGGAGAGTTAGGAGAG GCTATGACTAATGGGGTATTTAAGAGTGCGGTGCACAGGGTGGGCACAAATTCTGAAAAAGATAGGATATCTGCGGTTATGTTTTTCAATCCGGATGATGAAGAGGTTGAACCCCTGAGCGAATTGATTAGTGCCCACAAGCCTCAACTCTACAGGAAGTTTAACATGAAGGAGTATAGGCCAAAAATCTACGAGAGCTTTAGGCTAGGCTTGAGACCACTTCATGGATTCCAAGTTTAG